A stretch of Vigna angularis cultivar LongXiaoDou No.4 chromosome 4, ASM1680809v1, whole genome shotgun sequence DNA encodes these proteins:
- the LOC128196226 gene encoding uncharacterized protein LOC128196226 codes for MALQLADRSLKYPYGVVEDVLVKVEKFVFLVDFVIMAMEEMGDVPLILGRAFMKTARVLMAHPKVDNLKVRMQDEEVNFDVFKAMTHPKVDKACFQFDMLDEVCMVQEKMAIFTDLIEKCIEVFMADFSVFGDSFQRCLANLNIVLKRCVQINLVLNWEKCHFMVTEGITLGHKISARRIEVDKAKVEVIEKLPLPTNVKGIRSFLGHAGFY; via the exons ATGGCGCTCCAATTGgcggacaggtctcttaaatacCCGTATGGGGTGGTTGAAGATGTGTTGGTGAAGGTGGAAAAATTTGTATTTCTAGTGGATTTTGTCATAATGGCGATGGAGGAGATGGGAGATGTGCCTCTCATTCTGGGGAGAGcatttatgaagactgctagagttttaatgGCACACCCTAAGGTTGATAATCTTAAAGTAAGAATgcaagatgaagaggtgaattttgatgtattcaaagccatgacacACCCTAAGGTTGATAAAGCATGTTTCCAATTTGATAtgcttgatgaagtttgtatggtgcaagaGAAGATG gcaattttcACGGATCTCATAGAAAAGtgtattgaagtcttcatggcTGATTTTTCGGTGTTTGGAGattctttccaaaggtgtttggcGAATCTGAATATTGTCCTTAAGAGATGTGTTCAAATAAATCTTGtgcttaattgggagaaatgccATTTTATGGTAACAGAAGGAATTACGTTGGGTCACAAGATTTCTGCTAGGAGGATTGAAGTGGATAAAGCCAAAGTGGaggtcattgagaaacttccactgccaacaaatgtaaagggaATTAGAAGTTTTTTAGGCCATGCTGGGTTTTATTGa